Proteins from a genomic interval of Bradyrhizobium sp. CCBAU 53340:
- a CDS encoding glycosyltransferase family 25 protein, with the protein MGERTATRFPGRQKGCRFPPIRWSLLEAGHRFRRAAPLRGESPGPLIWLRAAIGALYPNLASGPCMKNFVVNLNRQPEKFESFLRLNAGTGIAFERFEASDGASFSPEEALGMNLVVPGSQFTAGAVGCAASHVRIWQQTIQSGIPALVFEDDAIVRHDITERLDVVRRLEDWDYVALGYNTDSTLEVELTPGFRSAMVFSPKQPTDQNAAAFQTSTSEVTALRLSSCFGTAGYVVSPRGAKKLLELCLPMENRFLKLPVFNRMVPVLGVDGMMNFIYQSIEAFACLSPLVIPRNNNAVSTTVPTGEIPRW; encoded by the coding sequence ATGGGAGAGCGGACGGCAACCCGATTCCCGGGACGTCAGAAAGGTTGCCGCTTCCCACCTATCCGCTGGAGCTTGCTTGAAGCTGGACACCGCTTCCGGCGCGCCGCGCCGCTGCGTGGCGAATCGCCGGGACCGTTGATATGGCTGCGAGCAGCGATCGGCGCGCTTTATCCGAACCTTGCATCTGGTCCCTGCATGAAGAACTTTGTCGTCAACCTCAATCGTCAGCCGGAGAAGTTCGAAAGCTTCCTGAGGCTGAATGCCGGAACGGGAATCGCCTTTGAACGATTTGAGGCATCCGATGGTGCCTCGTTCTCGCCGGAAGAGGCACTCGGCATGAACCTGGTTGTACCAGGATCGCAGTTCACTGCGGGTGCCGTCGGTTGTGCGGCCTCCCACGTCCGGATCTGGCAACAGACAATTCAATCCGGAATCCCGGCGCTCGTGTTCGAAGACGATGCGATTGTCCGCCATGACATCACCGAGCGCCTCGATGTCGTTCGTCGTCTCGAGGACTGGGACTACGTCGCACTCGGCTACAACACGGACTCCACCCTTGAAGTTGAGCTGACGCCTGGCTTCAGGTCCGCCATGGTGTTTTCGCCCAAGCAGCCGACCGATCAAAACGCGGCGGCGTTCCAGACATCGACCTCGGAGGTCACCGCCTTGCGGCTCAGCAGCTGCTTCGGCACGGCCGGGTACGTGGTTTCGCCTCGCGGAGCAAAGAAACTGCTGGAGCTGTGCTTGCCGATGGAGAACCGGTTTCTCAAACTTCCGGTGTTCAATCGCATGGTCCCGGTTCTGGGCGTCGATGGCATGATGAACTTCATCTATCAATCCATCGAGGCCTTCGCCTGCCTCAGTCCGCTCGTCATTCCCAGGAACAACAACGCTGTCTCGACCACCGTTCCGACCGGAGAAATCCCCCGCTGGTGA
- a CDS encoding glycosyltransferase, whose amino-acid sequence MNYHDGTLARANEISTEPSSLTRDEVYQICLRHLKTGELEQAEARCREGLASDANHAGLLHLMAGVSLLNGDYDAAINWAGRALTNEMKATYLATFGTALLGKGLQAQAFEAFQRAVALDPVDASIWENFGNALNRVGQANQASLCFLIARAYQKLPFLGECRSVPRNGWNALTAQFNPHLQSRAKSNEARDPIHCFWSNAPLSEMSRLSLQSMVRQGHPVKLYTYDNVAAMQARVPPGVMVADAGNLVLSAIYQHAVLNSEIRYFSDIFRYAVLHEFGGWWLDTDIVLVKPLDFGREHVFSAQWSGVENGHVCVGDVMRAPKGSVHMANLYALSLQRLFSEKRVEYGAVGPLLLSEYLLVAGDEELQASILPPTTFNAIDWREVDLFASEGRAGFELLSDARVTGVHLWGKMWAERGLRFDAVPEQSVAGYLKKLVLEPNWLTQLAAKYDSDKGAVYKGHMAHHYTRVYHELFRSKALEPIRILEIGLCRGRVEGWAQDQVPSLQMWLDYFPNAEVIGADIEDFSWFSHPRVRIHRVDQGDRTMLEELAGKEEPLDIIIDDGSHASVHQHLTLGVLFAALKPGGLFVIEDLDWQPPEIPSGGAPLVKDVLNAMKAGGAFTSNVMTEAEAKLISDEVDEILLNDSFRELMSRGLLGGLGVLRRKAQ is encoded by the coding sequence ATGAATTATCATGACGGCACTCTCGCAAGAGCAAACGAGATCTCGACAGAGCCGTCATCGCTGACGCGGGATGAAGTCTACCAGATCTGCCTTCGTCACCTGAAGACGGGCGAGCTCGAGCAGGCCGAGGCCCGTTGTCGCGAAGGGCTTGCCTCGGATGCGAACCATGCCGGGTTGCTTCATCTGATGGCCGGTGTGTCGCTGCTCAACGGGGATTACGATGCCGCCATCAATTGGGCCGGCCGCGCACTCACGAACGAGATGAAGGCGACCTATCTCGCAACGTTCGGGACGGCGCTGCTGGGCAAGGGGCTGCAGGCGCAGGCGTTCGAAGCGTTTCAGCGCGCGGTGGCGCTCGATCCCGTTGATGCTTCAATCTGGGAGAATTTCGGCAATGCTCTGAACAGGGTGGGGCAGGCCAACCAGGCGAGCCTCTGCTTCCTGATCGCGCGTGCCTATCAGAAGCTGCCGTTCCTCGGCGAGTGCCGGTCTGTTCCTCGCAACGGCTGGAATGCCCTGACGGCGCAATTCAATCCGCATCTTCAAAGCCGCGCAAAGTCGAACGAAGCGCGCGATCCCATTCATTGCTTCTGGTCGAACGCGCCCTTGAGCGAGATGTCGCGCCTGTCGCTCCAGTCGATGGTCCGTCAGGGCCATCCGGTCAAGCTGTACACTTACGACAACGTCGCCGCCATGCAGGCGCGTGTACCGCCGGGGGTGATGGTGGCCGACGCCGGAAATCTCGTGCTCAGCGCGATCTACCAGCATGCGGTTCTGAACAGCGAGATCCGCTACTTCAGCGACATCTTCCGCTACGCCGTTCTGCACGAATTCGGCGGCTGGTGGCTCGATACGGATATCGTTCTTGTGAAGCCCCTGGATTTCGGACGGGAACACGTTTTCTCCGCGCAATGGTCGGGAGTCGAGAACGGGCACGTCTGCGTCGGCGACGTGATGCGCGCGCCCAAGGGCTCGGTTCACATGGCCAATCTGTATGCCTTGTCGCTTCAGCGCCTGTTCAGCGAAAAGCGCGTCGAATACGGCGCGGTGGGACCGCTGTTGCTCAGCGAATATCTGCTCGTGGCCGGTGACGAAGAGCTGCAAGCGTCGATCTTGCCGCCGACGACCTTCAACGCCATCGACTGGCGCGAAGTTGACTTGTTCGCCAGCGAAGGCCGGGCCGGCTTCGAGCTGTTGAGCGACGCGCGTGTGACCGGGGTCCATCTCTGGGGCAAGATGTGGGCCGAGCGGGGCTTGCGCTTCGATGCCGTCCCCGAGCAGAGCGTGGCCGGCTATCTCAAGAAGCTGGTGCTCGAACCGAACTGGTTGACGCAGCTCGCTGCGAAATACGACTCCGACAAGGGCGCCGTCTACAAGGGCCACATGGCCCATCACTATACCCGCGTCTATCACGAGCTGTTTCGATCGAAGGCCCTCGAGCCCATCCGCATCCTGGAAATCGGCCTATGCCGCGGCCGCGTCGAAGGCTGGGCCCAGGATCAGGTGCCGTCGCTGCAGATGTGGCTCGACTACTTCCCGAATGCCGAAGTCATCGGCGCCGATATCGAGGATTTCAGCTGGTTCTCCCATCCCCGCGTCAGGATCCACCGCGTCGATCAGGGCGACCGGACCATGCTGGAAGAACTCGCCGGCAAGGAAGAGCCGCTGGACATCATCATCGACGATGGCTCGCATGCCTCGGTGCACCAGCACCTGACGCTCGGCGTGCTGTTTGCCGCGCTGAAGCCGGGCGGCCTGTTCGTCATCGAGGATCTGGATTGGCAGCCGCCGGAGATTCCATCGGGCGGTGCGCCCCTGGTCAAGGATGTGCTCAACGCGATGAAAGCGGGCGGCGCCTTCACGTCCAACGTCATGACCGAGGCCGAAGCGAAGCTGATCTCGGACGAGGTCGACGAGATTCTTCTCAACGACAGCTTTCGCGAATTGATGTCGCGCGGCCTGCTCGGTGGCCTCGGCGTGCTGAGGCGCAAGGCGCAATAG
- a CDS encoding DUF2778 domain-containing protein, producing MTTQNVLGAAVAGCVLLAGWTVYNNIFAASVYPTVGSAGYDEPVIKRTPKVALREADEAIRETFALLPDRLQVAAPISREQFNERFAAAATQGVDSNAASAAPAAKVAEAPKPTVVAKVAEVLKPLNPAKVAERVADKVADVAKGKRSDAQVQLASADPAQIVPAPEAKKSFADRAKAAVMSITGPRQSMVEKLWGKRESSGGLLAYASADASVTSAIAPKEQNPMFGGAPPYERDTAVYDITAKTVYLPDGTKLEAHSGLGDNLDDPRSQRVRMRGVTPPHIYNLKPREALFHGVPALRLTPIGGESAIYGRDGLLAHTFMLGPNGDSNGCVSFKDYYAFLDAYRNKGIRKLAVLARVQ from the coding sequence ATGACCACCCAAAACGTGCTTGGCGCCGCCGTGGCCGGTTGCGTCTTGCTTGCCGGCTGGACCGTCTACAACAACATCTTCGCCGCCAGCGTCTATCCGACCGTCGGCAGCGCCGGTTACGACGAACCCGTGATCAAGCGCACGCCCAAGGTCGCGCTGCGCGAGGCGGACGAGGCCATCCGGGAGACGTTTGCGCTGCTGCCCGACCGGCTCCAGGTCGCCGCGCCGATTTCGCGCGAACAGTTCAACGAGCGCTTTGCCGCGGCGGCGACGCAGGGCGTGGATTCGAACGCGGCGAGCGCTGCGCCTGCGGCGAAGGTCGCTGAAGCTCCGAAGCCGACCGTTGTTGCCAAGGTCGCCGAAGTGCTGAAACCGCTCAACCCGGCCAAGGTGGCTGAGCGGGTCGCCGACAAGGTCGCTGACGTCGCGAAGGGCAAGCGCTCGGACGCGCAGGTCCAACTTGCTTCGGCCGACCCGGCCCAGATCGTGCCGGCGCCTGAAGCCAAGAAATCCTTTGCCGATCGCGCCAAGGCCGCGGTGATGTCGATCACCGGTCCGCGCCAGTCGATGGTCGAAAAGCTCTGGGGCAAGCGTGAGTCCTCCGGCGGCCTGCTGGCCTATGCCTCGGCCGACGCCAGCGTGACTTCGGCGATCGCGCCGAAGGAGCAGAACCCGATGTTCGGCGGCGCGCCGCCCTATGAGCGCGACACTGCAGTCTACGACATCACCGCCAAGACCGTTTACCTGCCCGATGGCACCAAGCTCGAGGCGCATTCCGGCCTCGGCGACAACCTGGACGATCCGCGCTCGCAGCGCGTCCGCATGCGCGGCGTCACCCCGCCGCACATCTACAATCTGAAGCCGCGCGAAGCGCTGTTCCACGGCGTGCCCGCGCTGCGCCTGACCCCGATCGGTGGCGAGAGCGCGATCTACGGCCGCGACGGCCTGCTCGCGCATACCTTCATGCTCGGGCCGAACGGCGATTCCAACGGTTGCGTGTCGTTCAAGGACTATTACGCATTCCTCGACGCCTATCGCAACAAGGGCATCCGCAAGCTCGCGGTGCTGGCGCGGGTTCAGTAG